In Armatimonadota bacterium, the following proteins share a genomic window:
- a CDS encoding glycosyl transferase family 1 has product MSPLPAGRPEGGLTAQQEPCPPREVSMRVLLFSKAAIRAVYHKQYEHIAAQPGVNELLVVAPPYWREPRVGRLTLEEIHPRNYRLEVTPLRWNGQYHLYYAPQLPRLMREFHPDLVHIDEEVYNFATFHAALTAWRIEALTVAFCWQNIYRRYPPPFRWFELVLAKRLSGVVAGNADAMQVLRRKGFTLPINIIPQYGVDIDTFTPGSPPVPPPFHVGYLGRLVPAKGIDVLLESLQWLPEHCQLWVAGDGDESPWRAMAERLGVAERVRWLGAIPSRQVADFLRGLHVLVLPSRTTSRWKEQFGRVLVEAMACGVPVIGSDSGEIPRVIGNAGLVFAEGNAVHLANLIRLLAEKPALRGNLAQTARRRAVEQFSMERIAMRTVTFWQELLVKSGNSC; this is encoded by the coding sequence TTGTCCCCCCTGCCTGCGGGGAGACCAGAAGGGGGACTAACGGCTCAGCAGGAGCCTTGCCCTCCGCGGGAAGTCAGTATGCGCGTACTGCTCTTCTCCAAAGCCGCCATACGTGCGGTTTACCACAAACAGTATGAGCATATCGCCGCCCAACCTGGGGTCAACGAGCTGCTCGTGGTGGCGCCTCCATACTGGCGAGAGCCTCGGGTTGGACGATTAACCCTGGAAGAGATTCATCCCCGGAACTACAGGCTGGAGGTAACCCCTCTTCGCTGGAACGGTCAGTACCATCTCTACTACGCCCCCCAACTACCTCGCCTGATGCGCGAGTTTCATCCTGACCTGGTGCACATCGATGAAGAAGTGTACAATTTCGCTACTTTTCATGCGGCGCTGACGGCGTGGCGTATCGAGGCACTTACCGTTGCGTTCTGCTGGCAAAACATCTATCGCCGCTATCCGCCACCTTTTCGATGGTTTGAGCTTGTGTTGGCGAAGAGGCTTAGTGGAGTCGTCGCAGGCAACGCCGACGCCATGCAGGTGCTTCGAAGGAAGGGCTTCACCCTGCCGATAAACATTATTCCTCAGTACGGTGTGGACATAGATACCTTTACACCGGGCAGCCCTCCTGTACCTCCCCCTTTCCATGTCGGCTATCTGGGGCGTCTGGTGCCTGCAAAAGGCATCGATGTGCTGCTGGAAAGTCTGCAGTGGCTCCCTGAACACTGCCAATTGTGGGTTGCTGGCGATGGGGACGAATCACCCTGGCGAGCAATGGCGGAGCGATTGGGTGTAGCGGAACGCGTGCGCTGGCTGGGGGCGATCCCATCCAGACAGGTGGCGGATTTCCTACGAGGTCTACATGTACTGGTATTGCCATCCCGCACTACTTCGCGCTGGAAGGAGCAGTTCGGCAGGGTGTTGGTGGAGGCAATGGCGTGTGGTGTGCCCGTCATTGGCTCCGATAGCGGCGAGATACCGCGCGTCATTGGTAACGCAGGACTGGTTTTCGCGGAAGGCAACGCTGTACATCTGGCGAATCTTATCCGCCTGCTGGCGGAAAAACCGGCGTTGCGCGGGAATCTGGCGCAAACAGCCCGGCGACGGGCAGTGGAACAGTTCAGCATGGAGCGGATTGCCATGCGCACGGTGACTTTCTGGCAGGAATTACTTGTGAAAAGCGGAAACAGCTGTTGA
- a CDS encoding oxidoreductase has protein sequence MVPRPFRLQQIRRETHDTFTLHLEPVDGSDGFPFRAGQFNMLYVFGVGEIPISISSDPTNPRVLMHTTREVGTVTKAMGKLRRGDIIGVRGPFGTPWPIEQAEGADVVIVAGGIGLAPLRPALYHLLAHRDRYGKIVLLYGTRTPGDILYRRELQRWRAQFDLEVHITVDRALSGWRGNVGVVTSLIPRAPFDARNTVALVCGPEIMMRFTVLELQRRGVSPSRIYVSLERNMKCGVGMCGHCQLGPFFVCKDGPVFSYDKVQHLLEKREI, from the coding sequence ATGGTTCCACGTCCATTTCGGTTACAGCAGATACGACGCGAGACACATGATACCTTCACGCTACACCTGGAGCCCGTGGACGGTTCCGACGGTTTCCCCTTCCGGGCGGGGCAGTTCAACATGCTGTATGTATTCGGCGTGGGCGAAATACCCATCTCTATCAGCAGCGACCCCACGAACCCCCGCGTGCTGATGCATACCACCCGGGAGGTGGGCACGGTGACCAAAGCGATGGGCAAACTCCGTCGTGGCGATATTATCGGTGTGCGAGGACCGTTTGGCACGCCCTGGCCCATCGAGCAGGCGGAAGGTGCGGATGTGGTCATCGTAGCAGGAGGCATCGGCTTGGCACCACTACGCCCCGCGCTATACCATCTGCTGGCGCACCGCGACCGCTACGGCAAAATCGTGTTGCTCTACGGAACCCGTACGCCGGGCGACATCCTGTACCGGCGCGAACTACAGCGGTGGCGTGCCCAGTTTGACCTTGAGGTGCACATCACCGTAGACCGCGCGCTGAGTGGGTGGCGAGGCAACGTGGGTGTGGTCACCTCGCTAATCCCCCGCGCACCTTTCGACGCTCGTAACACCGTCGCGCTGGTGTGCGGTCCCGAAATCATGATGCGATTTACTGTGCTGGAGCTGCAACGACGAGGTGTCTCCCCGTCGCGTATCTACGTCTCGCTGGAACGCAATATGAAGTGCGGAGTGGGCATGTGCGGGCACTGTCAACTGGGACCGTTCTTCGTCTGCAAAGATGGTCCCGTGTTTTCCTACGACAAGGTGCAGCATCTACTTGAAAAACGGGAGATATAG
- a CDS encoding gamma-glutamyl hydrolase, protein MKAPLIGITTGYEQHGESVVSLGRRYLRAVEQAGGVPVTLAPLQEQGLVEQVATLLDGLIVSGGKDIPPALYGEEPRPQTDALSAERPLFEIALVRLFRELDKPVLGICYGCQLLNVAFGGTLLQDIPSQIGNGVKHRRQSSEEPHARHVVAIRAGSLLRRILGKAEVEIVSSHHQAVKQPAEGLQVTATAPDGVIEAIELEDARFFIGVQWHPEMDPEAEATHRLIQAFVRAASECTKR, encoded by the coding sequence ATGAAAGCACCTCTCATCGGCATCACAACGGGCTACGAGCAACACGGCGAATCTGTCGTCTCGCTGGGAAGACGCTACCTCCGCGCGGTAGAGCAGGCTGGTGGCGTGCCGGTGACGCTGGCTCCCCTGCAAGAACAAGGGCTGGTGGAACAAGTCGCCACCTTGCTGGACGGTTTGATTGTCAGCGGGGGCAAGGACATTCCACCTGCCCTGTATGGAGAGGAACCGCGTCCCCAGACCGATGCCCTTTCGGCAGAACGACCGCTGTTCGAAATCGCGCTGGTACGTCTGTTCCGGGAGCTGGACAAGCCTGTGCTGGGCATCTGTTATGGTTGTCAGCTGCTCAACGTAGCGTTCGGCGGCACGTTGTTACAGGACATTCCCTCCCAGATCGGCAACGGGGTCAAACATCGGCGGCAGTCGTCCGAAGAGCCGCACGCCCGCCATGTGGTAGCGATACGCGCAGGGAGCCTGCTCAGGCGGATACTGGGCAAGGCAGAGGTGGAAATCGTCAGCTCGCATCATCAGGCGGTGAAGCAACCAGCTGAGGGTTTACAGGTGACCGCTACCGCACCTGATGGAGTAATAGAAGCCATAGAGCTGGAGGACGCGCGCTTCTTCATTGGGGTACAATGGCATCCAGAAATGGACCCCGAAGCGGAGGCAACCCATCGGCTGATACAAGCTTTCGTTCGCGCAGCTTCGGAGTGCACCAAACGATAA
- the mtaD gene encoding 5-methylthioadenosine/S-adenosylhomocysteine deaminase produces the protein MIVRAEWVLPVAREPIEQGEVVVQNGVIVDVRARSGTRGGADVLDLGEAVILPGLVNVHTHLELTILRSAVEDLPFFRWIRQLVDLKALLTEQEWRDSALWGALEAAASGVTTVADTTDSGASVYALLQVGLRGRVYQEVFAVQPDQSARKTLSELEDRMQWHHRATRGTPVEVGVAPHTLYTVRPEVMTALREYTREKGYPVCIHAAESSDEVALLQDGTGQFAQMYAERGIPWQSPGKHPIDILHEQGWLEPNTLLVHAVQTDSRHAEVFASTGTAIAHCPQSNAKLYNGVAPLSEWLAQGVKVGLGTDSVVSNNTLDMFAEMRSAVMLQRAVRGMDSCLTTRRALELATSGGANALGMADRIGTLEPGKQADLCVVSLERTHAFPVYDPHAALVFSARAPDVVMTMVAGKIVYQRGEYPLLREPVQNLRERLRRTVRRVRETLNRDGTG, from the coding sequence GTGATTGTGCGAGCCGAATGGGTGCTGCCCGTTGCCCGCGAACCCATCGAACAGGGCGAGGTGGTAGTACAGAACGGGGTGATTGTAGACGTACGTGCGCGTTCGGGCACGCGCGGCGGCGCGGATGTACTGGACCTCGGTGAAGCGGTCATTCTGCCCGGGCTGGTGAACGTGCATACCCACCTCGAGCTGACCATCCTGCGCAGCGCAGTGGAAGACTTGCCCTTTTTCCGGTGGATACGCCAACTGGTAGACCTCAAAGCGCTACTTACCGAGCAGGAGTGGCGCGATTCCGCCCTGTGGGGCGCGTTAGAAGCGGCGGCATCGGGTGTGACCACCGTGGCAGATACCACCGATTCGGGAGCCTCTGTGTATGCCCTTTTGCAGGTGGGCTTGCGCGGGCGCGTGTATCAGGAGGTGTTCGCCGTACAGCCCGATCAGTCTGCCCGCAAAACGCTGAGTGAACTGGAAGACAGGATGCAGTGGCACCATCGCGCCACACGCGGCACACCGGTGGAGGTGGGCGTCGCCCCGCACACGCTGTACACCGTCCGTCCAGAGGTCATGACCGCCCTGCGTGAATACACTCGCGAGAAAGGCTATCCCGTGTGCATCCACGCCGCCGAATCGAGCGATGAGGTCGCCCTGTTGCAGGATGGCACGGGCCAGTTCGCGCAGATGTACGCGGAGCGAGGCATCCCCTGGCAATCGCCGGGCAAGCATCCAATAGACATCCTGCACGAGCAGGGCTGGCTGGAGCCGAACACCTTGCTGGTACACGCGGTGCAGACCGATTCGCGTCATGCGGAGGTCTTCGCCTCCACCGGTACCGCCATTGCCCATTGCCCGCAGTCCAACGCGAAGCTGTACAACGGCGTGGCTCCACTGAGCGAATGGCTGGCGCAGGGGGTGAAGGTTGGTTTGGGAACCGATAGCGTGGTGAGCAACAACACGCTGGACATGTTCGCCGAGATGCGCAGTGCGGTCATGCTTCAGCGGGCGGTACGCGGGATGGACTCGTGCCTGACCACTCGCCGGGCACTGGAGCTGGCAACATCAGGCGGGGCGAACGCGTTGGGTATGGCAGACCGCATCGGCACGCTGGAGCCGGGCAAACAGGCAGACCTGTGCGTGGTGTCGCTGGAAAGGACACACGCCTTCCCCGTTTATGACCCGCACGCTGCACTGGTGTTTTCCGCACGCGCCCCAGATGTGGTGATGACGATGGTAGCGGGCAAAATCGTCTACCAGAGGGGCGAGTATCCCCTGCTGCGCGAACCGGTGCAGAATCTGCGCGAACGGCTCCGTCGCACCGTGCGCCGTGTGCGCGAAACGCTGAACCGCGATGGAACTGGATAA
- a CDS encoding Ni/Fe hydrogenase subunit alpha — MRGNSINVDYLARVEGEGSLIVRFRGGQLKEVQFKIFEPPRFFEAFLRGRSYREAPDITARICGICPVAYQMSAVHAMEDAFGISIEEPVRDLRRLIYCGEWIESHVLHIALLHAPDFLGYEDAIQMARDHPQIVQTALKLKKVGNDLVALIGGREIHPINVKVGGFYKVPRRRDLGEMEERLKWARDASIQLAKWTASLPFPDFERDYEFVALRHPEEYPFNEGRLVSNKGLDIAIDDFETCIVEEHVPHSNALHSRIAERGAYLVGPLARFNLNFDRLSPLAQDIAKEVGITPPCRNPFQSIVVRAVETVYACDEALRLIANYTPPDNPAVEAQPCAATGHGCTEAPRGILYHRYRVDEYGTILDARIVPPTAQNQKSIEADLWALVQANADLPQEHLQRRCEQAIRNYDPCISCATHFLKLHVERE, encoded by the coding sequence ATGAGAGGTAACAGCATCAACGTAGACTACCTGGCGCGTGTGGAGGGCGAAGGCTCTCTGATCGTGCGTTTTCGTGGGGGGCAACTCAAAGAGGTGCAGTTCAAGATTTTCGAGCCGCCCCGCTTCTTCGAGGCGTTTCTGCGCGGACGCAGCTACCGCGAAGCACCCGACATCACCGCCCGAATCTGCGGAATCTGTCCCGTTGCCTATCAGATGAGTGCGGTGCATGCGATGGAGGATGCCTTCGGCATCAGCATCGAGGAACCGGTGCGTGACCTGCGCCGATTGATATACTGTGGGGAGTGGATAGAAAGCCACGTACTGCATATCGCCCTGCTCCATGCCCCCGACTTCCTCGGTTACGAGGACGCCATCCAGATGGCGCGTGACCACCCCCAGATCGTACAGACCGCGCTGAAGCTGAAGAAGGTGGGCAACGACCTGGTAGCCCTCATCGGCGGGCGGGAGATACATCCGATTAATGTGAAGGTGGGAGGATTCTACAAAGTCCCCCGTCGGCGCGACCTGGGCGAGATGGAAGAACGCCTGAAATGGGCACGCGATGCGTCGATACAGCTGGCGAAGTGGACTGCCAGCCTGCCCTTCCCCGATTTCGAGCGGGACTACGAGTTCGTTGCTCTGCGCCACCCCGAGGAATACCCGTTCAACGAAGGAAGGCTGGTGTCGAACAAAGGGCTGGACATCGCGATTGACGATTTTGAGACGTGCATTGTGGAAGAACATGTGCCGCACTCGAACGCCCTGCATTCACGTATCGCCGAGCGCGGAGCATATCTGGTCGGACCGCTGGCGCGGTTTAACCTGAACTTCGACAGGCTTTCACCTCTGGCGCAGGATATTGCGAAGGAGGTAGGCATTACCCCGCCCTGTCGAAACCCCTTCCAGAGCATTGTGGTGCGCGCTGTCGAAACCGTGTACGCCTGCGATGAGGCATTGCGCCTCATCGCGAACTACACTCCGCCCGACAACCCGGCGGTGGAGGCACAGCCCTGTGCCGCCACAGGGCACGGCTGCACCGAAGCACCGCGTGGCATCCTCTACCACCGTTATCGTGTGGATGAGTACGGCACCATTCTGGACGCGCGCATCGTGCCTCCTACCGCTCAGAACCAGAAGAGTATCGAGGCAGACCTGTGGGCGCTGGTTCAGGCAAACGCCGACCTGCCGCAGGAACATCTACAGCGGCGCTGTGAACAGGCGATACGCAATTATGATCCGTGCATCTCCTGCGCGACGCACTTCCTAAAATTGCATGTGGAGCGGGAGTAG
- a CDS encoding 4Fe-4S ferredoxin, which translates to MPQSDAEEGKRFTLPASRFQQLFDALQRLGYQVIAPTLLDGAMVIEQVESVDELPIGFCDEQRAGVYRLKRRADRAFFGYAVGPRSWKHYLYPPRQRLWQAKRNGSVGFQVIPEQEQIPRYAFVGVRACELAAIAIQDKIFLNGQHQDEHYQHRRENVLLIAVNCTCPAGNCFCTSVGTGPRVQAGFDLAITEVLGGKAHFLVIEVGSQRGAAVLEGVDVQPATEQQWQQAQQAVDSAARRILKHLDTADLKELLYRHLDSPHWETVAKRCLTCSNCTMVCPTCFCHTVEDTTNLQGTVAERWRKWDSCFHIDFSYIHGSPVRVSEASRYRQWITHKLAFWQEQFGTLGCVGCGRCITWCPVGIDITEEIRALRRSEEGGVAPMVPKEESHANT; encoded by the coding sequence ATGCCACAGTCGGATGCTGAGGAGGGAAAACGATTCACTTTGCCCGCCTCGCGGTTTCAACAGCTGTTCGATGCTCTGCAACGGCTTGGCTATCAGGTTATCGCCCCTACCCTGCTGGACGGCGCTATGGTCATCGAGCAGGTGGAATCGGTGGATGAACTGCCCATTGGCTTTTGCGATGAACAGCGGGCGGGTGTGTATCGCCTGAAGCGACGTGCGGACAGGGCGTTCTTTGGCTATGCTGTGGGACCGCGCTCGTGGAAGCACTATCTCTATCCGCCCCGTCAACGGCTGTGGCAGGCGAAGCGCAACGGCAGCGTTGGTTTTCAGGTTATTCCCGAACAGGAGCAGATACCGCGTTACGCTTTCGTTGGAGTGCGGGCGTGCGAGCTGGCAGCCATCGCGATTCAAGACAAGATTTTTCTAAACGGGCAGCATCAAGATGAGCACTACCAGCACAGGCGCGAGAACGTCTTGCTCATCGCAGTGAACTGTACCTGCCCTGCAGGCAACTGCTTTTGCACTTCCGTCGGGACAGGTCCACGTGTGCAGGCAGGTTTCGATTTGGCGATAACAGAGGTGTTGGGCGGCAAGGCACACTTTCTGGTGATAGAGGTCGGCAGCCAGCGCGGCGCAGCGGTATTGGAAGGTGTGGACGTTCAGCCCGCTACCGAGCAGCAATGGCAGCAGGCACAACAGGCTGTGGATAGCGCTGCCAGACGTATCCTGAAGCACCTGGACACCGCCGACCTGAAAGAGCTGCTCTACCGTCATTTGGACAGCCCACACTGGGAGACGGTAGCGAAACGGTGTCTCACCTGTTCGAACTGCACAATGGTGTGTCCTACCTGCTTCTGCCATACCGTAGAGGACACAACAAACCTGCAAGGGACAGTTGCTGAGCGGTGGCGCAAGTGGGATTCCTGTTTCCACATTGATTTCTCTTATATTCACGGTAGCCCGGTGCGCGTATCTGAGGCGTCGCGCTATCGCCAGTGGATTACCCACAAGCTGGCGTTCTGGCAGGAACAGTTCGGCACGTTGGGCTGTGTTGGGTGCGGGCGGTGCATCACGTGGTGTCCCGTGGGCATCGATATCACCGAGGAGATACGCGCCTTGCGACGAAGCGAGGAGGGCGGCGTTGCCCCAATGGTACCAAAGGAGGAGAGCCATGCGAACACTTGA
- a CDS encoding oxidoreductase yields MARTTKPKLAVWKFASCDGCQLSLLDCEEELLEVAGAVEIAYFLEASRVTVKAPYDISLVEGSITTPHDAERIHQVRRASRFLVTIGACATAGGIQALRNFKDVREFISLVYASPQYIQTLSKSTPIRDHVFVDYELRGCPVNKHQLLEVINALLNGRKPNIAPHSVCSECKRRGIVCVMVAKGTPCLGPVTHAGCGAICPAYGRGCYGCFGPKETPNTSSLSKRWKQMGVKEDDLVRAYRSFNADSEPFRRESENHER; encoded by the coding sequence ATGGCGCGCACAACTAAACCGAAGCTGGCTGTCTGGAAGTTTGCCTCCTGCGACGGCTGCCAGCTCAGCTTGCTGGACTGTGAGGAGGAGCTGCTGGAAGTTGCGGGAGCGGTGGAGATAGCCTATTTTCTGGAGGCAAGTCGTGTCACAGTGAAAGCGCCTTACGACATCTCGCTCGTAGAAGGTTCCATTACCACGCCGCACGACGCGGAACGCATCCATCAGGTACGTCGCGCCTCACGCTTCTTGGTCACTATTGGCGCGTGCGCCACCGCAGGCGGCATCCAGGCGTTGCGTAACTTCAAGGATGTGCGCGAGTTCATATCTCTGGTATACGCTTCACCACAGTATATCCAGACACTGAGCAAGTCTACCCCCATACGCGACCATGTTTTTGTGGACTACGAACTGCGCGGCTGTCCTGTGAACAAGCACCAGCTGCTGGAGGTTATCAACGCACTGCTCAACGGGCGCAAGCCGAACATCGCTCCCCATAGCGTCTGCTCCGAATGTAAACGTCGGGGCATTGTCTGCGTGATGGTGGCAAAGGGTACGCCGTGTCTGGGACCTGTCACTCATGCGGGATGTGGCGCGATATGCCCCGCCTACGGACGAGGCTGCTATGGCTGCTTTGGTCCGAAAGAGACGCCCAACACTTCCTCCTTGAGCAAGCGCTGGAAACAGATGGGCGTGAAAGAGGACGACCTGGTTCGCGCTTACCGCAGTTTTAACGCCGATTCCGAGCCTTTCCGTCGAGAGAGTGAGAACCATGAGAGGTAA
- a CDS encoding aldolase: MELDNLRQQLCELGHYLAERGLAWGTSGNISLRVDEQRFLISASGAWLGKLVPEQTALCSLHEDACVGAKPSIETPMHRAIYRTRPEAQVVVHVSPLYSTLVACSEMEVPTDLNIENIFYLGRIARVPFIHPGTQQLADAVAEAVREHETVILSNHGVITFHQSVPDVLMRVESFEMICRILVMARMANLPLHHLPMDMVEQLRGGYRRS; encoded by the coding sequence ATGGAACTGGATAACCTGCGACAGCAGCTGTGTGAATTGGGGCACTACCTCGCCGAGCGCGGGCTGGCATGGGGTACTTCGGGCAACATCAGCCTGCGCGTGGACGAGCAGCGCTTCCTCATCTCCGCCTCCGGGGCGTGGCTGGGCAAGCTCGTGCCGGAACAGACCGCCCTCTGCTCTCTGCACGAAGACGCTTGCGTGGGAGCAAAGCCATCCATAGAAACACCGATGCACCGCGCCATCTACCGCACACGCCCCGAGGCGCAGGTGGTGGTGCACGTCTCGCCCCTCTACAGCACACTGGTCGCCTGCTCGGAGATGGAGGTGCCTACCGACCTGAATATCGAGAACATCTTCTACCTGGGGCGCATTGCCCGCGTGCCCTTCATCCACCCGGGCACGCAGCAGCTCGCCGACGCCGTTGCCGAGGCGGTGCGTGAACACGAGACGGTCATCCTCTCCAATCATGGCGTTATCACCTTCCACCAGTCCGTCCCCGACGTGCTGATGCGGGTGGAGTCCTTTGAGATGATCTGCCGCATCCTCGTGATGGCACGCATGGCGAACCTCCCGCTGCACCATCTGCCGATGGACATGGTGGAACAGTTACGGGGCGGCTACAGGCGGTCATAA
- a CDS encoding hypothetical protein (possible pseudo, frameshifted) — MLARAEGLTVADLGEEWYRWTGLPFVWALWLGREEFITPPLVEALLRARQWGLEHIEQVVRHESERLRAGEELVRHYLRDIMQYDMTPAHEEGLARFAEECQRLELV, encoded by the coding sequence ATGCTGGCGCGGGCAGAGGGGCTGACCGTTGCCGATCTGGGCGAGGAGTGGTATCGGTGGACGGGACTGCCGTTTGTGTGGGCACTGTGGTTGGGCAGGGAGGAGTTCATCACGCCTCCGCTGGTGGAGGCTCTGCTTCGGGCGCGGCAGTGGGGACTGGAGCATATCGAACAGGTTGTGCGCCATGAGAGCGAGCGTCTGAGAGCAGGGGAGGAGCTGGTTCGGCATTACCTGCGCGACATCATGCAGTACGACATGACCCCCGCACACGAGGAGGGGCTGGCGCGGTTCGCGGAGGAGTGCCAGAGGTTGGAGCTGGTTTAG
- a CDS encoding hypothetical protein (possible pseudo, frameshifted) — MLIGSVPYLNAKPLVSWFHTPEGEDRGIEVVYDVPSRLAQMVETGKVACAMVSSIEFFRRPHWQAVPHIAIASTGRVLSVRLFSRVPLDRVRSVALDTGSLTSSALVQVLFARWWQAKPEYISAAPDLEAMLRRAGRGSAHRR; from the coding sequence GTGCTTATCGGTAGTGTGCCGTATCTGAACGCAAAGCCTCTGGTGAGCTGGTTCCACACGCCCGAAGGTGAAGACCGCGGGATAGAGGTGGTGTACGATGTGCCCTCTCGCCTTGCGCAGATGGTGGAGACGGGCAAAGTGGCGTGTGCGATGGTTTCCTCCATCGAGTTCTTCCGCCGCCCGCACTGGCAAGCGGTGCCGCATATCGCCATCGCCAGCACAGGCAGGGTGCTGAGCGTACGTCTCTTCTCTCGAGTGCCTCTGGACAGGGTGCGTTCGGTGGCGCTGGATACCGGTTCGTTGACCTCCTCCGCGCTGGTGCAGGTGTTGTTCGCGCGATGGTGGCAGGCGAAGCCGGAGTATATCTCTGCCGCGCCCGATCTGGAGGCGATGCTCCGGCGGGCGGGACGCGGCTCTGCTCATCGGCGATAA
- the folE2 gene encoding GTP cyclohydrolase FolE2 — protein MGEIGIALSLPDVANQQDARQIPIPRVGVRGVQLPVQIAGSDGRAFATVAAVDFAVSLQPDKKGTHMSRLMQILDEATRAPLTLQDLQRMLDRARDMLDADRAEITMRFKYFLRKYAPVTGAAGWLDADAEWVVVLENGSCTRLVRVNVPVKSLCPCSKQIALYGAHNQRAYVRAEIELLPSTHHVDMENLCRLLEEQGSSPLYPVLKRPDEKHVTESAYDNAKFVEDMLRDSVLALRQLPGIRRFKVECESVESIHNHNAFAATEEWLLP, from the coding sequence ATGGGTGAAATCGGAATAGCACTTTCGCTTCCTGACGTTGCCAATCAGCAGGACGCGCGTCAAATCCCAATTCCCCGGGTTGGCGTGCGTGGGGTACAGCTGCCCGTACAAATCGCTGGCAGCGACGGCCGTGCGTTCGCCACCGTGGCTGCGGTGGATTTTGCGGTATCCCTGCAACCTGACAAGAAGGGCACACACATGAGCCGCCTCATGCAGATACTGGATGAAGCAACTCGCGCCCCTCTCACCCTTCAAGATTTGCAACGGATGCTTGACCGTGCCCGCGACATGCTGGACGCCGACCGCGCTGAAATCACCATGCGGTTCAAATACTTCCTGCGCAAATACGCCCCCGTTACCGGCGCCGCCGGCTGGTTGGACGCCGATGCGGAATGGGTGGTGGTGCTGGAAAATGGCTCCTGCACGCGCCTGGTCAGAGTGAATGTGCCCGTGAAGTCGCTGTGCCCATGCAGCAAACAGATTGCGCTATACGGTGCACACAATCAACGGGCATACGTGCGGGCGGAGATTGAGCTGCTGCCTTCTACCCACCACGTGGATATGGAGAATCTCTGCAGGTTGCTGGAGGAACAGGGTAGCAGTCCGTTGTATCCTGTACTCAAGCGCCCCGATGAGAAGCATGTGACCGAGTCCGCATACGATAACGCCAAGTTTGTGGAGGATATGCTACGCGACTCGGTGCTGGCGCTGAGGCAGCTACCTGGCATACGACGGTTCAAGGTGGAATGCGAGTCGGTAGAGTCCATACACAACCACAACGCTTTTGCTGCAACCGAGGAGTGGCTTTTGCCCTGA
- a CDS encoding 4-hydroxybenzoate octaprenyltransferase, whose product MLGRVLRQIGIILEMIKFEHTVFALPFALLSALLAAKGIPEWRTLGWILIAMVGARSAAMAFNRIADLHYDALNPRTANRALPRGILTIGQVAVFTAMSAAVFVSAAWQLNPLCFALSPVALLWILAYSYTKRFTALSHLWLGLSLGIAPVGAWLAVRGQFDLVPILLSLAVMLWTAGFDIIYSLQDVQFDRQVGLRSLPQTLGEARALWLSRLMHVGMVALLLVVGWLANLHWGYYAGVAVAAVLIAYEQSLVKPNDLSRVNLAFFTLNGWVSVLLFVLTLVDWWIFWR is encoded by the coding sequence ATGTTAGGCAGGGTGTTGAGGCAAATCGGTATCATTCTGGAGATGATCAAGTTCGAGCATACGGTGTTTGCGCTGCCGTTTGCGCTGTTGTCTGCCCTGCTGGCGGCAAAGGGGATACCCGAATGGCGCACGCTGGGTTGGATTCTGATTGCGATGGTGGGGGCGCGTAGCGCGGCGATGGCGTTCAACCGCATCGCCGATCTGCACTACGATGCCCTCAATCCCCGCACAGCGAACCGCGCGTTACCTCGAGGCATTCTCACTATCGGTCAGGTGGCAGTGTTCACCGCGATGTCGGCGGCGGTGTTCGTTTCCGCAGCATGGCAGCTGAACCCGCTCTGTTTCGCGCTCTCTCCAGTAGCGTTGTTGTGGATTCTGGCGTATTCCTACACCAAGCGGTTCACCGCCCTCAGTCACCTGTGGCTGGGGCTGAGCCTGGGCATCGCGCCGGTGGGGGCATGGCTGGCGGTGCGGGGGCAGTTTGACTTAGTGCCCATCCTGCTGTCGCTGGCGGTGATGCTGTGGACGGCGGGCTTTGACATCATCTATAGCCTGCAGGATGTGCAGTTCGACCGTCAGGTCGGTTTGCGCTCGCTACCGCAGACGCTGGGTGAGGCTCGTGCGCTGTGGCTGTCGCGCCTGATGCATGTGGGGATGGTGGCGTTGTTGCTGGTGGTGGGGTGGCTGGCGAATCTGCACTGGGGATATTATGCGGGCGTGGCGGTAGCCGCTGTGCTCATCGCCTACGAACAGAGTCTGGTGAAGCCCAACGACCTGAGCCGGGTGAACCTCGCCTTCTTCACGTTGAACGGATGGGTGAGTGTGCTGCTTTTCGTGTTGACCCTTGTGGACTGGTGGATATTCTGGAGGTGA